In the genome of Myxococcales bacterium, one region contains:
- a CDS encoding transposase — MTLPRQVVAGRTYLTSRRCTQRQHLLRPDARVEQISLYCLAEACERYEITLHGFIAMSNHQHLLVRDNLGNYPEFFAHFHKITAKALNAYWGRWENLWATEQPNAVYLVEAQDRFDKLIYLLCNPVADHLVERVAEWPGASSFGQHLRGTTRTIKSAHAGSFAKTARCRER; from the coding sequence ATGACGCTTCCCCGTCAGGTCGTCGCGGGTCGCACGTACCTCACCAGTCGCCGCTGCACGCAGCGGCAGCACCTGCTTCGTCCCGATGCGCGCGTCGAGCAGATCTCCCTCTACTGCCTCGCGGAAGCGTGCGAGCGCTACGAGATCACGCTGCATGGCTTCATCGCGATGAGCAACCACCAGCACCTGCTCGTGCGCGACAACCTCGGGAACTACCCCGAGTTCTTCGCCCACTTTCACAAGATAACCGCCAAGGCGCTCAACGCCTACTGGGGTCGCTGGGAAAACCTCTGGGCCACCGAGCAGCCCAACGCCGTCTACCTTGTCGAAGCCCAAGACCGCTTCGACAAGCTCATCTACCTTCTCTGCAACCCCGTTGCTGACCACCTCGTTGAGCGAGTCGCCGAGTGGCCCGGCGCGTCGTCGTTCGGCCAACATCTTCGCGGCACGACGAGGACCATCAAAAGCGCCCACGCGGGTTCTTTCGCGAAGACGGCCCGATGCCGCGAGAGGTGA
- a CDS encoding glycosyltransferase codes for MLDRVRFVGELPELAVLLAEASVVALPADDLYGKVDVPLAVLEALALGVPLVLARGGPLETVTTASFVDAADTQGLADALAHLLESDAARAEQAAAGKALYARVFRPEVVAARYEEIYEGWGGGVLARVRRHSRVPRATGPGFLFRPDDATSIASPPI; via the coding sequence GTGCTCGACCGCGTTCGCTTCGTGGGTGAACTGCCCGAGCTGGCCGTGCTCCTCGCGGAGGCGAGCGTGGTCGCGCTCCCGGCCGACGATCTCTACGGCAAGGTTGACGTTCCCCTCGCGGTGCTCGAAGCGCTCGCGCTCGGCGTGCCGCTGGTGCTCGCGCGCGGCGGGCCACTCGAGACGGTGACGACGGCGAGCTTCGTCGACGCGGCCGACACGCAGGGCCTCGCCGACGCGCTCGCGCACCTGCTCGAGTCCGACGCCGCGCGCGCGGAGCAAGCGGCAGCGGGCAAGGCGCTCTACGCGCGCGTGTTTCGACCCGAGGTGGTCGCGGCGCGGTACGAGGAAATCTACGAGGGGTGGGGGGGGGGCGTGCTTGCGCGCGTGCGTCGTCATTCGCGCGTGCCACGTGCCACCGGTCCTGGGTTCCTTTTTCGCCCCGACGACGCAACTTCGATCGCATCGCCGCCGATATGA